A genomic window from Candidatus Nealsonbacteria bacterium includes:
- the rplK gene encoding 50S ribosomal protein L11 has product MAKKINAVVKLQIAAGKATPAPPVGPSLAQHGINIGDFCSKFNDETRDKEGFTMPVEVTVFQDRTFTFKVKQPPASELLKKAAGIEKGTKTPGKGKVGKITREQLKEVAEKKMPDLNADDIEAAMSIIQGTAKNMGIDIVE; this is encoded by the coding sequence ATGGCAAAAAAAATAAACGCAGTAGTCAAATTACAAATTGCTGCAGGAAAAGCAACTCCTGCGCCTCCAGTTGGTCCATCATTAGCTCAACATGGAATAAATATCGGTGATTTTTGTTCAAAATTCAACGACGAAACAAGAGACAAAGAAGGTTTTACAATGCCAGTTGAAGTAACTGTTTTCCAAGACAGAACTTTCACTTTCAAAGTGAAGCAACCACCTGCATCGGAGCTTTTAAAGAAAGCAGCTGGAATTGAGAAAGGAACTAAGACTCCGGGAAAAGGTAAAGTTGGTAAAATAACTAGAGAACAGCTAAAAGAAGTTGCTGAGAAGAAAATGCCTGACCTTAATGCTGATGATATTGAAGCAGCTATGAGTATTATACAAGGAACAGCAAAGAACATGGGTATTGATATAGTAGAGTAG
- a CDS encoding adenylyltransferase/cytidyltransferase family protein, translated as MSSDFSKKFQHFFSKASNIEHRFIPEYQKLEEIIIGLKKEGYKIVLTQGVYDLIHEGHALYLEAAKSYGDVLVVGVDSDELTRLRKGPNRPIVPQDERIKMLVHLRHVDIVTLRESNHGNGDLIRTIRPDVLITSASTSDFADGHKKEYKDYCKEIITLPPQAVISSTARIRNINIEGAENLACEIRKITEEFIDKIKKG; from the coding sequence ATGTCTTCTGATTTTTCGAAAAAATTTCAACATTTTTTTTCAAAGGCGAGCAATATTGAACATCGATTTATTCCTGAATATCAAAAACTTGAAGAGATAATAATTGGACTAAAGAAAGAGGGGTATAAAATAGTTTTGACTCAAGGAGTTTATGACCTTATTCACGAAGGTCATGCTCTTTATTTAGAGGCCGCTAAATCATATGGAGATGTTCTTGTGGTTGGCGTTGATTCTGATGAATTGACCCGATTAAGAAAAGGACCTAATCGACCGATAGTTCCTCAAGACGAAAGAATCAAAATGCTTGTTCACCTTCGTCATGTAGATATAGTCACTCTCCGAGAATCAAATCATGGAAATGGAGACCTTATTAGAACCATAAGGCCAGACGTCCTTATAACCTCAGCTAGTACTTCTGATTTTGCAGATGGACATAAAAAAGAATATAAGGATTATTGTAAAGAAATAATAACTCTTCCTCCTCAGGCTGTAATATCTTCAACAGCCAGAATAAGGAATATCAACATAGAAGGTGCAGAGAATCTTGCCTGTGAGATAAGAAAGATAACCGAAGAATTTATTGATAAGATTAAAAAAGGATAA